One part of the Tunicatimonas pelagia genome encodes these proteins:
- a CDS encoding TonB-dependent receptor plug domain-containing protein, whose amino-acid sequence MNLSRILGAFLLALVIVLGMQSPPDKSLSQQINEQLTTYVNTFRQEKIYIHFDKPYYSAGESIWFKTYLVDAALHSPQSLSGLAYVELIDPSGNIISHRNLEVSESGAAGDFFLSDTLPVGSYTVRAYTNWMRNFDEAYFFQKSIPVGSIDSTALAETVRQEEQVEQESFVFQQDQPPIDLQFFPEGGQLVNELTSIVAFKATGPDGRGLAVQGRIVDQHQQPVTTFKSQQFGMGRFILKPSASCTYQAEIEIAGVPLTFPLPEAQEYGYIMRSSPRHFSENIKIAIESHGNEGVKDGVLIGHQRGIPFISIIVEANKPYFIAEIPKSTFPNGICHLTFFDKIGAPQCERLIFVNYPTNLPKLSIKSSQPRYATRQKATLRLSLADENQQPLPAFASLTVTNPNQVSYSDGEETIVSNLLLTSDLRGTIEQPQHYFTNRTQESYQALNNLMLTQGWRRFVWNDVLRDTLAPAEYMVERGFQIKGQMVRYYSRDQPVSGPITMMTVDSSFFVAEGKTNESGQFTFVDNQFQDTTELVIQARRVKGRKEKLKKDVFIKLELPTKPPVEQARSPDQSAWLSMMGNYLEQQQKINQIDEAYNFDEKVIILDEVEIEGRKDDFNDPFRDANRLYSEPDNRIILDSIPGGASALSIFDLLRRVPGVQVFGAFPNETAVIRGITSFRGSNEAFYLLDGIPTDAELINTINVNDVYYIDVLKGPAAAIFGSRGAGGAIAVYTRRGAGVPVVTERLGITNITHPGYYQAREFYTPRYNTKKSEHVKPDFRSTLHWEPTLVFDEEGTAQVEFYTSDEKAEFDVRVEGITTSGKPFAQQHSLVVD is encoded by the coding sequence ATGAACCTATCACGTATACTAGGGGCATTTTTACTAGCCCTGGTGATTGTCTTAGGAATGCAGTCACCTCCCGACAAGTCGTTAAGCCAGCAGATTAACGAGCAGCTTACTACCTACGTTAATACTTTTCGACAAGAAAAAATATACATCCATTTCGATAAACCCTACTACAGTGCCGGAGAGTCTATTTGGTTTAAAACGTATCTGGTAGATGCCGCCCTGCACTCCCCCCAATCTCTCAGCGGCTTGGCCTACGTAGAGTTAATTGACCCTAGCGGAAATATTATCAGTCACCGTAACCTAGAGGTATCTGAAAGCGGGGCTGCCGGAGATTTCTTTCTTAGCGATACCCTACCCGTAGGAAGCTACACCGTGCGGGCTTACACCAACTGGATGCGGAATTTTGATGAGGCGTACTTTTTTCAAAAATCAATACCTGTTGGTAGTATAGACAGCACCGCATTGGCAGAAACTGTTCGTCAGGAAGAACAAGTGGAGCAAGAGAGTTTTGTCTTTCAACAGGATCAGCCACCCATCGATCTTCAGTTCTTCCCGGAGGGAGGTCAACTTGTAAATGAGCTCACCAGCATAGTAGCATTTAAGGCAACTGGGCCCGATGGCCGTGGTTTAGCTGTGCAGGGGCGTATTGTAGATCAACATCAACAGCCAGTAACCACGTTTAAGAGCCAACAATTTGGCATGGGGCGTTTCATCCTTAAACCCTCAGCCAGCTGCACGTATCAGGCAGAAATAGAGATAGCCGGGGTGCCACTTACCTTTCCGCTTCCTGAGGCGCAAGAGTACGGATACATCATGCGATCTTCTCCCCGGCACTTCTCAGAAAATATAAAAATTGCTATCGAGAGCCACGGCAACGAAGGGGTAAAAGATGGTGTGCTAATTGGCCATCAGCGAGGCATACCTTTTATCTCTATTATTGTAGAAGCCAACAAACCCTATTTTATTGCGGAGATACCTAAGTCCACGTTTCCTAACGGTATTTGCCACCTTACTTTCTTCGATAAAATTGGTGCGCCTCAGTGCGAACGTCTGATTTTTGTTAACTACCCCACAAATCTGCCCAAGCTGTCTATTAAAAGCAGTCAGCCCCGTTACGCCACCCGTCAGAAGGCGACGCTCCGCCTATCACTAGCTGATGAAAATCAGCAACCACTACCGGCATTTGCTTCGCTCACCGTTACTAACCCTAATCAGGTTAGCTATTCTGATGGCGAGGAGACTATCGTAAGTAACTTATTACTTACCTCTGATCTGAGGGGAACCATTGAGCAACCGCAGCACTATTTTACCAACCGTACGCAAGAGTCTTATCAAGCGTTAAATAATCTAATGCTCACCCAAGGTTGGCGGAGGTTTGTCTGGAACGATGTTCTTCGTGACACTTTAGCCCCAGCAGAATACATGGTAGAGCGCGGCTTCCAAATAAAGGGGCAGATGGTTCGCTACTACAGCCGGGATCAGCCCGTGAGTGGCCCAATTACAATGATGACGGTGGATAGTTCATTTTTTGTAGCGGAGGGAAAAACGAATGAAAGTGGGCAATTTACTTTCGTTGATAATCAGTTTCAAGACACCACGGAGCTAGTTATTCAGGCACGGCGGGTGAAAGGCAGAAAAGAAAAATTAAAAAAGGATGTTTTTATCAAATTAGAGTTACCCACTAAACCCCCAGTTGAGCAAGCAAGAAGCCCCGATCAATCAGCTTGGCTATCTATGATGGGCAATTATCTGGAGCAGCAGCAGAAAATTAACCAGATTGATGAAGCCTATAATTTTGACGAGAAAGTTATCATACTAGACGAGGTTGAAATAGAAGGGCGTAAAGACGATTTCAATGATCCGTTTCGTGATGCGAATCGGCTGTATAGCGAGCCGGATAATAGGATCATTCTGGACTCAATACCGGGAGGAGCTAGCGCATTATCGATATTTGATCTGTTACGGCGTGTGCCGGGAGTACAGGTGTTTGGTGCATTTCCTAACGAAACCGCCGTTATTCGCGGAATTACTAGTTTTCGTGGGTCAAATGAGGCATTTTATTTACTGGATGGTATTCCGACGGATGCTGAGCTAATCAATACGATTAATGTCAATGATGTATACTACATTGATGTGCTGAAAGGACCTGCGGCAGCCATCTTCGGCAGCAGGGGGGCAGGCGGAGCCATTGCGGTGTATACCCGGCGAGGAGCCGGTGTGCCGGTGGTTACGGAGCGGTTAGGCATTACCAATATAACACATCCCGGCTATTACCAAGCCCGTGAATTCTACACTCCTCGCTACAATACAAAGAAGTCCGAGCACGTAAAACCCGATTTTCGCTCTACTTTACACTGGGAACCAACGCTCGTTTTTGACGAAGAGGGAACCGCTCAGGTAGAATTTTATACTTCCGATGAAAAGGCTGAATTTGATGTGCGCGTAGAGGGGATTACCACTTCTGGTAAGCCGTTTGCCCAGCAACATTCTTTAGTAGTGGATTAA